A part of Citrifermentans bremense genomic DNA contains:
- a CDS encoding carbohydrate kinase family protein → MRFDVVGLGVSTVDLIFTVDELPGREVVQRAGESVIAGGGPVATALVTLARLGAATSMLDSIGSDFFGSFIQREFTAEGVDTGGLVVAQGRTTSKASILVRKSDGARAITFSPGDAPELTPDEVRVDIIRASKILHLNGRHWDACLHAARLAKEAGVLVSFDGGAHRYTNQHLSILPQVDICIAAHDYAAAFAGTEDVAQAAKALLEAGPCVVVVTQGAAGSRVFSKDGLDFQQQAHRVDRVVDTTGAGDAYHGAFLYGLARGFSLEASASFASAVAALNTRALGGRAALPSLAETEMFLQHPL, encoded by the coding sequence GCGTTTTGACGTCGTCGGTCTCGGGGTTTCCACTGTCGATCTCATCTTTACCGTGGATGAGCTTCCCGGCAGGGAAGTGGTGCAAAGGGCAGGGGAGAGCGTCATCGCTGGAGGCGGGCCGGTGGCGACCGCCCTGGTGACCCTGGCAAGGCTCGGTGCTGCGACTTCCATGCTGGACAGCATCGGGAGCGACTTCTTTGGCAGCTTCATCCAGCGTGAATTCACCGCGGAGGGCGTAGATACCGGCGGACTCGTTGTCGCACAGGGACGGACCACTTCCAAGGCGTCTATTCTGGTGCGAAAAAGCGATGGTGCCCGGGCCATAACCTTCTCCCCCGGCGACGCACCCGAGCTCACCCCGGACGAGGTCCGGGTCGACATCATCCGCGCCTCGAAGATATTGCATTTAAACGGCCGTCATTGGGACGCCTGCCTCCATGCCGCAAGGCTTGCCAAGGAAGCGGGCGTTCTAGTTTCCTTCGACGGCGGAGCCCACCGCTACACCAATCAACACCTCAGCATCCTTCCCCAGGTAGATATCTGCATCGCGGCCCATGACTATGCGGCCGCCTTCGCCGGAACCGAGGACGTGGCACAGGCGGCTAAAGCCCTTTTGGAGGCCGGCCCGTGCGTGGTCGTAGTAACGCAGGGAGCAGCGGGAAGCCGTGTATTCTCGAAAGATGGGCTCGACTTCCAGCAGCAGGCGCACCGTGTCGATCGCGTGGTGGACACCACCGGGGCTGGAGACGCCTATCATGGCGCCTTTCTCTATGGCCTTGCCAGAGGCTTCTCGCTGGAGGCATCGGCCAGCTTTGCCAGCGCCGTCGCCGCCCTCAACACCCGCGCCCTCGGCGGACGCGCCGCGCTCCCCAGCCTTGCCGAAACTGAGATGTTCCTGCAGCATCCCCTCTGA
- a CDS encoding tetratricopeptide repeat protein, producing MKLLHLIPSFLLLSCLTLMASPAFAADHLTALDQRLSEGDRLLAAGKPVEAIRTWRSIWDLDAVDVAGLGKQLSTVGKYVDAYESMGQEGLEVAADYLEVIAGTSVEERKPAQYVRLGDVLWKGGRKAEAAEAYQRALDLQPARADAAQLKERIVSAPAVASKKRDLIGTQVSAPRAVPAECINPPPSRLYPLNGGRSLCVTFNEFGNEPGYWTPRQSLGGAPNLTIQVEGTTAEPRGKDSLPITVYLNDGKTWRRVLDVRGYGFRFVRSGGRDLPDLEIHWDPLEKAADDVARVLGEKRRQQRTVFAWNGKRYGNVVLALAQRLNAKALALQGKKDYKGALAVWQEALRQAMSPGSALPVDAEILNNYGFALLRHSQGEAEIFLGLALQVDPARWQAHLNLGDLLWDQGHYDRAIESYRAVLRLYPSYRRARTIQERITLKEQAIAELREDAAPVIEAREQNYLPCEGAFFVSAAEYARKSGLDTARIAAALNLEARDLDDGDAFETSGFSSDRYRSHCTSFTLRVVEIVGFSTTRGRFIAVLYWGAAPGGTDSQWRLALLRRGNYEIEKVIPLYESAANPVEETSFVSTDLSIDSGRLIATVTGSERGVPPQVRRLIVQPAADGSFETVSSKSWEEGEE from the coding sequence TTGAAACTGCTGCATCTCATCCCCTCATTCCTTTTGCTTTCTTGCCTCACCCTTATGGCTTCACCCGCCTTTGCCGCAGACCATCTCACCGCCCTGGACCAACGCCTCAGTGAAGGGGATCGCTTACTGGCGGCGGGGAAGCCGGTCGAAGCAATTCGCACCTGGCGCAGCATCTGGGATCTCGATGCCGTGGATGTGGCGGGCTTGGGAAAACAGCTCAGCACCGTCGGCAAGTACGTGGATGCCTATGAATCCATGGGTCAGGAAGGGCTTGAAGTTGCAGCCGATTACCTCGAAGTTATCGCCGGCACGTCCGTTGAGGAGCGCAAACCCGCGCAGTATGTGCGGCTCGGTGATGTCCTGTGGAAGGGTGGACGAAAGGCCGAGGCGGCAGAAGCTTACCAGCGGGCGCTCGATCTACAGCCGGCCCGTGCTGATGCCGCGCAGCTGAAGGAGCGGATTGTTTCTGCCCCGGCTGTCGCTTCGAAGAAAAGGGACCTTATCGGGACACAGGTTTCCGCACCGCGTGCGGTCCCGGCCGAATGCATCAACCCTCCCCCCTCCCGGCTCTATCCCCTGAACGGCGGCCGCTCCCTCTGTGTGACCTTCAACGAGTTTGGCAATGAGCCGGGATACTGGACTCCGCGGCAGTCCCTCGGGGGGGCGCCGAATCTGACCATACAGGTTGAGGGGACGACCGCTGAACCCCGGGGGAAGGATAGTTTGCCCATCACTGTCTATCTCAACGACGGGAAAACCTGGCGCAGGGTGCTCGACGTCCGCGGTTACGGCTTCAGGTTTGTCCGGTCAGGGGGAAGAGATCTCCCCGACCTGGAGATCCATTGGGACCCCTTGGAAAAAGCCGCCGACGACGTGGCTCGGGTCCTTGGCGAGAAGCGCCGGCAGCAGCGAACCGTGTTCGCCTGGAACGGGAAGCGCTACGGTAATGTGGTGCTCGCCTTGGCCCAGCGCCTGAACGCAAAGGCCCTGGCACTGCAGGGGAAAAAGGACTACAAGGGAGCGCTGGCTGTGTGGCAGGAGGCGCTGAGACAGGCCATGTCCCCCGGTTCCGCGCTGCCGGTGGATGCCGAGATTCTTAATAACTACGGGTTTGCCCTGCTTCGGCATTCTCAAGGGGAAGCGGAGATATTCCTCGGGCTCGCCCTGCAGGTGGATCCCGCCCGCTGGCAGGCCCATCTCAACCTCGGGGACCTCTTGTGGGATCAAGGGCATTATGACCGGGCGATCGAGTCATACCGGGCGGTGCTCCGGCTCTACCCCTCCTACCGCCGCGCCAGGACTATCCAAGAGAGGATCACCCTGAAGGAACAGGCGATTGCCGAACTTAGGGAGGATGCTGCGCCCGTGATAGAGGCCAGGGAACAGAACTACCTGCCGTGTGAAGGTGCGTTTTTCGTCTCTGCGGCGGAATACGCCCGCAAGTCGGGGCTCGACACCGCCCGGATCGCTGCGGCACTGAACCTCGAGGCGCGCGATCTTGATGATGGCGACGCCTTCGAGACTTCGGGATTCTCCAGCGACCGTTACCGGAGCCACTGCACGTCGTTCACCCTACGGGTGGTGGAAATCGTGGGATTTTCCACCACCAGGGGGCGGTTCATTGCCGTCCTCTACTGGGGGGCAGCCCCGGGGGGGACAGATTCGCAGTGGCGGCTGGCACTGCTGCGGCGGGGGAACTACGAGATCGAGAAGGTCATCCCTCTCTACGAATCGGCTGCAAATCCGGTCGAGGAAACGAGCTTCGTCTCCACCGATCTGAGTATCGACAGCGGACGTCTGATAGCCACGGTCACAGGAAGCGAGCGGGGCGTCCCGCCGCAGGTACGCCGCCTCATCGTGCAACCCGCTGCGGACGGCAGCTTCGAGACTGTCTCTTCCAAGTCTTGGGAAGAGGGGGAGGAGTGA
- a CDS encoding YceK/YidQ family lipoprotein, whose product MPRIFSGTAVDICGLAADNLGIFALVDLPLSLVGDTLMFPYTYYTQSKYGDISVKTPCASKSGT is encoded by the coding sequence GTGCCGAGAATTTTTAGCGGCACGGCAGTGGATATTTGTGGACTGGCAGCTGATAACCTTGGGATCTTTGCGCTTGTTGATTTACCGCTGAGTCTAGTGGGCGACACATTGATGTTTCCGTACACATACTACACACAATCAAAATATGGAGACATTTCAGTTAAGACACCCTGTGCATCAAAGAGTGGCACCTAA
- the lepB gene encoding signal peptidase I, protein MENKPRKPWVAGLLSLIQPGLGQVYNGEVRKALPIYIIPALLIPAMILCLHSGFIRIFLATYAILGFAYYTFVFVDAVRTARQFKTQYAPKKYNKLITYIGIYFLIAIFSMSISTAVKTNVIQAYKFPSGSMEPTLLIGDHILVDRTQSAKNPKRGDLIVFEYPEDSSKDFIKRVVAVGGDTVEIKDKELFVNGKTVKEPYAVHKETDLIPATINPRDNYGPQVVPKDSYFVLGDNRDRSYDSRFWGAVTKNKVKGTVKNLYWSWDKKNLLVRWDRIGMRIL, encoded by the coding sequence ATGGAAAATAAACCTAGAAAACCTTGGGTTGCAGGATTACTGAGCCTGATTCAGCCAGGACTTGGACAAGTTTATAACGGTGAGGTTCGAAAAGCATTGCCTATTTACATTATTCCAGCTTTGCTTATCCCAGCAATGATATTATGCCTGCACAGTGGGTTTATCCGTATATTCCTTGCAACCTACGCCATTTTAGGCTTCGCTTATTATACATTTGTGTTTGTGGATGCAGTCAGAACAGCAAGGCAATTCAAAACTCAATATGCTCCCAAAAAATACAATAAGCTGATCACATACATTGGCATCTACTTCCTAATCGCAATTTTCAGCATGTCCATATCAACAGCAGTTAAAACAAATGTGATTCAAGCTTACAAGTTTCCATCCGGAAGCATGGAACCAACGTTGCTTATTGGGGACCATATTCTGGTAGATCGAACTCAGTCTGCAAAAAATCCCAAACGAGGCGACTTAATCGTATTCGAGTATCCTGAAGATTCATCTAAAGACTTTATCAAAAGGGTTGTAGCTGTTGGCGGAGATACGGTTGAAATCAAGGATAAGGAACTGTTTGTAAATGGGAAAACAGTTAAAGAACCCTATGCCGTCCACAAAGAAACGGACCTGATTCCAGCAACCATAAATCCACGCGATAATTATGGCCCTCAGGTGGTTCCGAAGGACTCTTATTTCGTACTGGGTGATAATCGCGACAGGAGTTATGACAGTCGATTTTGGGGTGCTGTCACAAAAAATAAAGTCAAAGGTACTGTAAAAAATCTGTATTGGTCATGGGATAAGAAAAACCTTTTGGTGCGGTGGGACAGGATAGGAATGAGAATCCTGTAG
- a CDS encoding MGMT family protein has protein sequence MTTSTYRDIYAVVSRIPRGKVATYGQVALLANLPGRAHLVGYALSALTDPSVPWHRVINAKGEISRRNGDSDADEVQRHRLEAEGVFFDPHWRIPLELFRWCPYEDE, from the coding sequence ATGACCACTTCCACCTATCGTGACATATACGCCGTTGTTTCACGGATCCCGAGGGGGAAGGTGGCAACTTACGGGCAGGTAGCGCTGTTGGCGAACCTCCCCGGCAGGGCGCATCTTGTCGGCTACGCCTTGAGCGCACTTACCGATCCATCCGTCCCTTGGCATCGCGTCATAAATGCCAAAGGAGAGATCAGTCGCCGTAATGGCGACAGTGACGCGGACGAAGTGCAGCGGCACCGACTTGAGGCGGAAGGGGTCTTTTTCGACCCCCATTGGCGCATTCCGCTCGAGCTTTTCCGATGGTGCCCCTATGAGGACGAATAA
- a CDS encoding dihydrofolate reductase family protein translates to MRKLIVVSFLTLDGVMQAPGGTQEDTDGSFKYGGWVVPYFDERGGTIMHEQMTKPLDLLLGRKTYEIFASYWPEHENDWPGINSATKYVVSASRTESLWVNTVFIKNNVVDEISRLKQQDAPDLQVYGSSRLIQTLFKYDLVDELWLKYFPITLGVGKRLFAEGTMPAAFKLTYSEATPSGVIFASYERSGEVKTGSF, encoded by the coding sequence ATGCGAAAACTCATAGTTGTTTCATTTCTTACCCTCGACGGGGTCATGCAGGCGCCGGGGGGGACGCAGGAGGACACCGACGGCAGCTTCAAGTATGGCGGCTGGGTTGTGCCATATTTCGACGAGCGAGGTGGAACCATCATGCACGAACAGATGACCAAGCCGCTCGATCTTTTGCTGGGAAGAAAGACCTACGAAATATTCGCCTCCTACTGGCCGGAGCACGAGAACGATTGGCCGGGCATCAATTCGGCGACGAAGTACGTTGTTTCGGCCTCGCGTACAGAGTCGCTTTGGGTTAACACGGTCTTTATCAAAAATAACGTCGTGGATGAAATATCGAGGCTGAAGCAGCAAGACGCCCCCGATCTTCAGGTGTACGGCAGTAGCCGGCTTATCCAGACGCTTTTCAAGTACGACTTGGTTGATGAACTGTGGCTCAAATATTTTCCAATTACCCTCGGCGTGGGCAAACGCCTTTTCGCCGAAGGCACAATGCCGGCAGCGTTCAAGCTCACCTACTCGGAGGCAACGCCCAGCGGTGTCATTTTTGCCAGTTATGAGCGTTCTGGTGAGGTGAAGACGGGATCGTTTTGA
- a CDS encoding class I SAM-dependent methyltransferase, whose amino-acid sequence MQHKRYRNDIMSKAAKMNPKELGKKYDKIAQWWNEKHQDSQYGLKQLELSLRFVSGGRSALDVGCGAGGRIIRKLEDQGFAVSGVDVSEEMITLATQNHPNGTFYLDDICSWETEEKFNLIIAWDSIFHLPLQMHRPVIDKLCYLLKTGGVLIYTFGNAIGEHTDRWLEDEFYYSSIGINENLTALINNGLTIMHLELDQFPEKHVYVVAKKP is encoded by the coding sequence TTGCAACACAAGAGATACCGCAATGATATCATGTCAAAGGCAGCTAAAATGAATCCAAAAGAACTCGGCAAAAAATACGACAAGATCGCCCAGTGGTGGAACGAGAAGCATCAGGATTCTCAATACGGGTTGAAACAACTTGAGCTATCTCTCAGGTTCGTATCAGGCGGCAGGTCAGCACTTGACGTTGGTTGCGGGGCAGGCGGGAGAATCATCCGAAAACTGGAAGATCAGGGATTTGCCGTATCAGGCGTAGATGTTTCTGAAGAGATGATTACTTTGGCGACTCAAAATCATCCGAACGGTACTTTCTATCTGGACGATATTTGCAGTTGGGAAACCGAGGAAAAATTCAACCTTATCATTGCCTGGGATAGCATCTTTCACCTGCCGTTGCAAATGCACCGGCCGGTCATTGACAAGCTGTGCTATCTACTGAAAACTGGTGGTGTCCTCATATACACGTTTGGCAATGCGATCGGTGAGCATACAGATAGGTGGCTGGAGGATGAATTCTACTACAGTTCAATTGGTATAAATGAGAATCTGACAGCACTGATAAACAATGGACTGACCATAATGCACCTGGAGTTAGATCAGTTCCCGGAAAAGCATGTTTATGTCGTTGCGAAAAAGCCTTAA
- a CDS encoding SRPBCC family protein, which translates to MKVHSIKEVQLLPLPVQKAWEFFVSPANLALITPPDLGFTITSEVPAEMYEGLIITYTVTPFIGIKANWVTEISHIQEPRFFVDEQRLGPYRLWHHQHFFKEHPTGTEMTDLVHYALPFGAAGNLFAPIVKRRLAQIFSYRRKVLNDLFR; encoded by the coding sequence ATGAAAGTACACAGCATCAAAGAAGTGCAGTTGCTACCTCTTCCAGTCCAGAAGGCGTGGGAGTTTTTCGTAAGCCCGGCCAATCTTGCCCTCATCACCCCGCCTGACCTTGGCTTCACTATTACATCAGAAGTACCAGCAGAGATGTACGAGGGGTTGATCATCACCTACACCGTCACGCCATTTATCGGCATTAAGGCAAATTGGGTGACCGAGATCAGCCACATTCAAGAACCGAGATTTTTCGTGGACGAGCAGCGCCTGGGTCCCTACCGCCTCTGGCACCACCAGCATTTTTTTAAAGAGCACCCAACTGGCACGGAGATGACCGACTTGGTGCATTACGCTCTTCCCTTCGGTGCCGCTGGAAACCTCTTTGCGCCCATTGTCAAACGCAGGCTCGCTCAAATCTTTTCCTACAGGAGAAAAGTTTTGAACGACCTTTTTCGGTAA
- a CDS encoding cupin domain-containing protein translates to MNNEQLALETKGVTVKLLSTVDLGAEIEGMAGRQLRMRMVTIEPGGVFGPIHDHKDRPGVVYILKGTITDHRNGVATDYGPGVGWPEDRNTTHWLENRGTIPAVEISVDIVRQE, encoded by the coding sequence ATGAACAACGAACAACTGGCTCTTGAGACGAAAGGTGTTACGGTGAAGTTACTTTCAACGGTTGACCTTGGCGCTGAGATCGAGGGAATGGCAGGGCGCCAACTTCGAATGCGCATGGTGACCATCGAGCCTGGAGGCGTCTTTGGCCCTATTCACGATCATAAGGACAGACCAGGCGTAGTCTACATACTGAAAGGCACGATCACTGACCATCGCAATGGAGTGGCTACCGACTATGGGCCGGGTGTTGGCTGGCCCGAGGATAGGAATACCACGCACTGGCTTGAGAACAGGGGGACGATTCCCGCTGTGGAGATCTCGGTCGATATAGTTAGGCAAGAGTAA
- a CDS encoding VOC family protein: MTKPAKNTICLWYDGDAEEAARFYAETFPDSSVDAVHLAPGDYPSGKKGDVLTVEFTVMGIPCLGLNGGPEVKHNWAFSFQVATVDQDETDRYWNAIVGNGGEENVCGWCQDKWGVSWQITPIALTKAITDTDTAAAKRAFDAMMQMKKIDIAAIEAALKESIDN, from the coding sequence ATGACCAAGCCAGCAAAGAACACAATTTGCCTTTGGTACGATGGCGACGCGGAGGAGGCGGCGCGCTTTTATGCTGAGACTTTTCCGGATTCCTCGGTCGACGCGGTGCACCTCGCACCGGGCGACTACCCGTCGGGCAAGAAGGGGGATGTGTTGACGGTCGAGTTTACCGTCATGGGAATTCCTTGCCTGGGACTCAATGGCGGGCCGGAGGTTAAGCACAACTGGGCCTTCTCCTTTCAGGTCGCAACGGTTGACCAGGATGAAACGGACCGCTACTGGAATGCCATCGTCGGCAACGGCGGGGAAGAGAATGTGTGCGGATGGTGCCAGGACAAGTGGGGGGTGTCTTGGCAGATTACGCCGATTGCGCTGACCAAGGCGATAACAGATACTGATACCGCTGCGGCCAAGCGCGCATTCGATGCGATGATGCAGATGAAGAAGATAGACATCGCTGCAATCGAGGCAGCGCTTAAAGAATCAATTGACAATTGA
- a CDS encoding ABC transporter ATP-binding protein, whose amino-acid sequence MADVAEETTVAAVRVDDVCFSRRNAEGTTVNLLSHVSISARSGKITAVIGPSGGGKSTLIRLINRLADPDSGSLYLDGSDIKEIDPLELRRLVALVPQKPFMFEGSVLENLLRPFVYRQEKLPPADGEAVVRALALAKLDQGMLPRDARSLSVGEQQRVGLARALLTHPRVLLLDEPTSALDRRTADSLAATLQEVCHAQNLTLIMVTHDLRLTERVADYCYYLEAGRIMEEGRADEMLARPRTDALKRFLSEPTE is encoded by the coding sequence ATGGCAGATGTTGCGGAAGAAACGACTGTTGCCGCTGTCCGTGTTGACGACGTATGCTTTTCGCGCCGAAACGCCGAAGGGACGACGGTTAATCTTCTGAGTCATGTCTCGATTTCGGCCCGAAGCGGGAAGATCACGGCGGTCATCGGGCCGTCTGGTGGAGGCAAGAGCACCTTGATCCGCCTGATCAATCGCCTGGCGGACCCCGATTCGGGCTCTCTCTACCTCGACGGGAGCGATATCAAAGAGATCGACCCACTGGAACTGCGGCGATTGGTCGCGCTGGTGCCACAAAAACCCTTCATGTTCGAGGGGAGTGTGCTCGAGAACCTGCTGCGTCCTTTCGTCTACCGTCAAGAGAAGCTGCCGCCGGCCGATGGCGAGGCGGTGGTCCGGGCGCTCGCCCTGGCGAAACTGGACCAGGGGATGTTGCCCAGGGACGCTCGCTCCCTTTCCGTTGGCGAGCAACAGCGCGTTGGGCTCGCCCGGGCGCTGCTGACGCATCCAAGGGTGCTGCTTCTAGACGAGCCGACCAGCGCCCTCGATCGCAGGACCGCGGACAGCCTGGCGGCGACGCTACAGGAGGTATGCCACGCGCAGAATCTCACCCTTATCATGGTGACCCACGATCTGCGGCTGACGGAGCGGGTTGCCGACTACTGTTACTACCTTGAGGCTGGGCGGATCATGGAGGAGGGGAGGGCGGATGAAATGCTTGCTCGCCCCCGGACCGACGCGTTGAAGCGTTTTTTATCCGAGCCCACTGAATAG
- a CDS encoding ABC transporter permease, which produces MANQELVTLGVLDLALAFGLVLVAIALARLQRIGQEGQMLWASVRMVLQLLAVGYLLHFLFAVQSPLPVLLILLVMGAFSLQVMGGRIKRKVPRFYQVVGTSLLVGCGGVTLFFCALVVHYSPWYDPRYLIPLAGMIIGNSMNAASLAAERLAAEMRERRDEMETALCLGASGRQACQPALKNAFRAAVMPTMNTMAAMGIVSLPGMMTGQILSGTEPMVAVRYQIAIMCAITGAVAITSYLILMQGARHYFTKAHQLEPQAE; this is translated from the coding sequence GTGGCGAACCAGGAACTAGTGACGCTGGGAGTGTTGGATCTGGCGCTTGCTTTCGGGCTGGTGCTTGTTGCCATCGCTTTAGCGCGGCTGCAACGGATAGGTCAGGAGGGGCAGATGCTCTGGGCGTCGGTGCGGATGGTCTTGCAACTGCTCGCCGTCGGGTATCTGCTGCATTTCCTGTTCGCGGTGCAGAGCCCGTTGCCGGTGCTTCTCATTCTGCTAGTGATGGGTGCGTTCTCGCTCCAGGTGATGGGGGGGCGGATCAAGCGCAAGGTGCCGCGCTTTTACCAGGTGGTGGGGACCTCGCTTCTGGTTGGCTGCGGTGGGGTTACCCTCTTTTTCTGCGCCTTGGTAGTTCACTACTCCCCCTGGTACGACCCGCGCTACCTGATACCGTTGGCGGGGATGATCATCGGCAACTCCATGAACGCGGCAAGCCTCGCTGCGGAGCGGCTTGCGGCGGAGATGCGGGAACGCAGGGACGAGATGGAGACTGCCTTGTGTCTTGGGGCCAGCGGGCGGCAGGCATGCCAACCGGCGCTCAAGAATGCTTTCAGAGCTGCTGTGATGCCGACCATGAACACCATGGCTGCCATGGGGATCGTTTCCCTGCCGGGGATGATGACGGGCCAGATCCTCTCCGGGACCGAGCCGATGGTTGCGGTCAGGTACCAGATCGCCATAATGTGCGCCATAACCGGCGCGGTTGCCATAACCTCTTACCTGATACTTATGCAGGGGGCCCGTCACTACTTCACAAAAGCCCACCAACTGGAACCACAGGCGGAATAA
- a CDS encoding threonine aldolase family protein: protein MNQKKESGYSELKHHFASDNYAGICKEAWAAMAEANRGMASSYGDDYWTAEACEKIRELFETDCEVFFVFNGTAANSLALASLCQSYHSIVCHEMAHIETDECGASEFFSNGTKVLLVPGENGKINLDAVEHTIHKRSDIHYPKPRALSITQATELGTLYSVNELQAIGELARKHSLRVHMDGARFSNAVAALNVTPKEISWQAGVDVLTFGGTKNGFAVGEAVVFFNKELAFEFDYRCKQAGQLASKMRFLTAPWIGMLESGAWLKNAAHANNCARLLESEIKKIPQVRVMFPSQANSVFLEMAPEALEALRGRGWHFYTFIGSGGARFMCSWDTDISEVANLVADIKASV, encoded by the coding sequence ATGAACCAGAAAAAGGAAAGCGGATACAGCGAGCTGAAGCACCATTTCGCAAGCGACAATTATGCGGGGATCTGCAAGGAAGCCTGGGCGGCCATGGCTGAGGCCAACCGGGGCATGGCAAGCTCCTATGGCGACGATTACTGGACTGCCGAGGCCTGCGAGAAGATCCGCGAACTGTTCGAGACCGACTGCGAGGTCTTCTTCGTCTTCAACGGCACCGCCGCCAACTCTCTCGCCCTCGCCTCCTTGTGCCAGTCCTACCACTCCATCGTCTGCCACGAGATGGCGCACATAGAGACCGACGAGTGCGGCGCCTCCGAGTTCTTCTCCAATGGCACCAAGGTGCTCCTGGTCCCAGGAGAAAATGGCAAGATAAACCTCGACGCGGTGGAGCACACCATACACAAGCGCAGCGATATCCACTACCCGAAGCCCAGGGCGCTCAGCATCACGCAGGCCACGGAACTGGGGACGCTTTACAGCGTGAACGAACTGCAGGCGATCGGGGAACTTGCCAGGAAGCACTCGCTGCGGGTGCACATGGACGGCGCTCGTTTCTCGAACGCAGTAGCGGCACTGAACGTCACCCCGAAAGAGATCAGCTGGCAGGCCGGCGTCGACGTCCTGACCTTCGGTGGGACCAAGAACGGTTTTGCCGTGGGGGAGGCGGTGGTCTTCTTCAACAAGGAACTTGCCTTCGAGTTCGACTACCGCTGCAAGCAGGCGGGACAGCTCGCCTCCAAGATGCGGTTTCTCACCGCGCCCTGGATCGGCATGCTGGAAAGCGGCGCCTGGCTTAAAAACGCCGCGCACGCCAACAACTGCGCGAGGCTATTGGAAAGCGAGATCAAGAAGATACCGCAGGTGCGGGTCATGTTCCCGAGCCAGGCCAACTCGGTCTTCCTGGAGATGGCGCCCGAGGCGCTTGAGGCGCTGCGCGGTCGCGGCTGGCACTTCTACACCTTCATAGGATCCGGCGGCGCCAGGTTCATGTGTTCCTGGGATACCGACATTTCAGAAGTGGCGAACCTGGTAGCCGACATCAAGGCCTCGGTATAA
- a CDS encoding DMT family transporter, with product MRSVKKIQAGILLLITTFFWGVTFTIVKDAVNQVDVFVFLSQRFLIASAIMLPLALARASRLNPRLLVNGCVLGVLLFASYAFQTMALQYTSASNTGFLTGLNVVLVPLFGALLFRLPAGPGIRWGVGLAAPGLFLLCGNGSLSFNYGDILAAVCGGCVALHLLYTSHFSRQATSDVYLLTTLQLTVVGLLSLATATVRGKEVFVWHPELLWTLVVCVLIATIFAFLVQTTMQKFISPAHTALIFCTEPVFAAAYAYYAAGERLGFFGVTGAALILAGMIVSELLPDEGKEGEEVAAVTAEG from the coding sequence TTGAGATCTGTTAAAAAAATTCAGGCGGGTATACTGCTTCTGATAACGACGTTCTTCTGGGGTGTAACTTTTACCATAGTAAAAGATGCGGTCAATCAGGTTGATGTCTTTGTATTTCTTTCTCAAAGATTTTTAATTGCATCCGCCATCATGCTTCCCCTGGCTCTGGCCCGCGCTAGTAGATTAAACCCTCGGCTTCTCGTCAACGGTTGTGTGCTCGGCGTCCTTCTTTTTGCGTCCTATGCATTCCAGACCATGGCGCTGCAGTACACGAGCGCGTCCAACACCGGTTTTCTGACCGGCTTGAACGTCGTCCTGGTCCCTCTGTTCGGCGCTCTCCTTTTCCGGCTTCCTGCAGGACCCGGCATACGCTGGGGCGTGGGGCTCGCGGCTCCCGGGCTCTTCCTGCTCTGCGGCAACGGCAGCCTGAGCTTCAACTACGGCGACATCCTGGCCGCTGTCTGCGGCGGCTGCGTCGCGCTGCACCTCCTATACACGAGCCACTTTTCCCGTCAGGCCACAAGCGACGTCTACCTTTTGACCACCCTGCAGCTCACCGTGGTCGGGCTCCTGAGCCTGGCGACTGCTACGGTGCGCGGCAAGGAGGTTTTCGTCTGGCACCCGGAACTTCTATGGACCCTGGTGGTCTGCGTGCTGATCGCCACCATCTTCGCCTTCCTGGTGCAGACGACCATGCAGAAGTTCATCAGCCCCGCTCACACCGCCCTCATCTTCTGCACCGAACCGGTATTCGCCGCAGCCTACGCCTATTACGCCGCAGGCGAGCGGCTCGGCTTCTTCGGTGTCACAGGGGCAGCGTTGATCCTCGCAGGGATGATCGTCTCCGAGCTGCTGCCGGATGAGGGAAAAGAAGGAGAGGAAGTAGCCGCCGTTACAGCGGAAGGGTAG